Within the Desulfovibrio sp. genome, the region TAGCGCGACGAAGGCGCAAAGTAGCTGCTGACCTGATACCCAAAGGAGCGGTACAACGGGTGTTCAAGAATGCCCATAAGCTGCACAACGGTATAGCCGCATTCACGGATACGCGGCAGAATATGGCGCGTAAAACTGGCGTAACTGCCCACACTGTCGGCGCTACGGTGCAGGGCTGGCTGCGCCATGCCCACATGCGCCTCATAAATCCGGGGGAAGGCCTCCAGACGCGGCCTGTGGTGCCTGAAGCGAAACGGCGCATCAGGCTGCCAGAGGCGGGCGCACCATTGACCCGGCATGGTCGTGTCCTGCTCAACCCATTGGGCAAAGGCAGGTACCCTGCGCAATGCGCGGGCTTGCGGGTCTTCATCAGGGATTTCATCAGCCTGGACGCGTAATTCCATATAGGTGCCGTGCTGCAAGGCGTCCTGCGGCAGGGTGAGATCAAAAAAGCCGTCATTGCCGCGCTGATACTGAAAGCGCGCATGGCGCTGGAAGTTGAGCTTGTCTGTGGTCAGCCATACTGCGGTTGCATTGGGCATGTATTCGCGCAGACGCCATACGGGCTGTCCCGATGCGTCTTTGGCCTGGTGCACCCCAAGGGTGGCGTGCAGGTTGGCGTACGAGCGCAGGGAACTGTGGAGGGTTTGTATGCGCTCCATTTCAGTTGTGAATCTGTCGCTTCGTGCCAGCAGAAAGGAGCGGTAGGACTCCAGTTCAGGATCTTGCAAGGGATTTTGTGGAATGTTCAGGGTCATGGCGGCCTCCACGAACTGGTTCGCCCAGGGAGAGGGGGCGCAGACACGTCATGCAGGCAAAACCGCCCGGCAGACGTAACTGCCGGGCGGGGAAAGGCTGTTCTAACTGTGCGAGCGCCACTGTTTGCCGGAAAGGGTGGCAAGGCAGTCAATAAGCGCCTGGGTGCCCAGGTCGCCCTGACCTCTGGCCTGCATGCTGCGGTACAGCTGTTCAGCCAGGCCTATGCCGGGCAGTACAATCTGCATGCGGCGGCATTCGTCAAGGCAGAGGCCGAGGTCTTTAATGAAGTGATTGATGAAAAAGCCCGGATCAAAGTCACTTTTGAGGATGCGGCGTCCCAGGGTGTCCATCGCCTTGCTGCCGGCAGCGCCCTGCACCACCAGCTCCAGCCATTTGGCCACGTCAAGGCCTGCTTCCTGCGCGAAAAAGCAGGATTCGCACACGCTGAACATGACGCCAGCAACGGCCACCTGATTGGCAAGTTTGGCCTTCTGGCCGAAACCGGCCGCGCCGCAGTGCAGAATATTCTTGCCCATTGCCTTGAAGCAGGGCTCAAGCTTTTCGTACCCTTCTTTTTCACCGCCTACAAAGATGGAGAGGGTCGCGTTGCGGGCGCCGATATCGCCGCCCGTCACGGGGGCATCCAGAGAGACGCAGCCCTGCTGCAGAGCCGTCACGGCGATGCGTTCCGCAAGAACGGGGCTGGACGTGCTCATGTCGCAAACAAGGTCGCCTGGGGCCAGCCCCTGCAGTATGCCGTTTTCGCCAAGAATCACGCTTTCTACATCGCGGGGGTAGCCTACAATGGTAAAGACCACATCGGATTTGGCCGCTACTTCACGCGGGGTATCGGCCCACTGCGCCCCCTTGGCAAGCAACGGTTCGGTCTTGGCGCGGGTGCGGTTGTATACAGTCAGGGGATAGCCTGCGGCCTGCAGATGCCCCGCCATGGATAAACCCATAACGCCAGTGCCAATCCACCCAATGCGCATTTTATCAGCCATAAAAACTCCTTTGGCTACTGAAAGCGACGTTCCAAAATTTCCTTTTGCATGGCCTCACGCGACAGTACCTTATTTTTGCGGAACAAGTCCACATGGTTACGGTACAACTCAAGGTTGCGCCGCATGTTTTCGTTGAAGGGATCACTGCCGCTGAAGTCTTTGCTCAGAGAGTCATAGGCAGCCGACAGCGTTTCCGGCGTTAATTTTGCGCCGTCCTCCACCTTGCTGCGGTAAAAGGTCAAAGACTTGTCCAGGCTGGTATCCAGCATGACAAGCCCTCTGCGGGCAGTATCCATTATCTGGCGCAGTTTTTCAAGTTCGGCCCCCTTGGTCGTCTTGCTGTCCCGCTGCATGCCCTCAATCTGTGATTGCAGCGATTTGCGCCTGCTGGAGTAATTGCGGATGGTTTCAGTCATGTACACGCCGGTGCGCATGAGCGACTGCGCCTCAAGCTGTTTTTGCCGCTCGAGCGTGATATTGTTTTCTTTAATGGTATTGCGCAGTTCCTGAAGGTTCTTCTTCACGGCCTCATTGGGGGCGGACACAAGCAGGCGGTCGAGTTCCTCAAGCGGATTACGCGCGGCCTGCGTGTCATAGCCCGCTGCGGTCATTGATTCGCCAGCCTTGCTCCATTCTGCCTGCAATTCCTGCGGGCGGCTGCCGCCCGGTGTGTTAATGCCGGAAATAACAGGGCGAAAACCCATGTCACGCGAATGCGCAGGGCCATCGGCCATAAAGAACGGGGTTTCTTCACGGCGGCCGGGCAAGATTTCGGCCTCGCCAGAAAGGAAGGAGCCGCCTTTGCGGACAAAGCCGCCAGCGGAGCCGTGCAGGCGGCCAGCCAGTGAAAAGCGAAAGGCGTCCAGCACCATTTCTGCGGCATTGCCAGCCGTGTCATAAATTCCAAGAGGATTGGGTTTGCGTGACCCTATATTGGCGGTGTCTTCGACGCGGGCGGATCCTTCCGGCCGGTATACGGCGTAATCCTCTTTATTGGCTCCTGGGGGCAAGGCAAAAAAGTCTTCCTGCAAAAGCTGCTGGCTGCCTGCCATATGGCCGCCACGCGCGGCATATTCCCATTCTGTTTCCGTGGGCAGGCGCATAAAGCCCACGTTGCGGTTGTCGCCTGAAAAGTGCGGTAATGACTGGGGCGAGTTCTGCAACAGCCAGGCCGTGTATTTTTGCGTAAAGTCCACGGCCGCGTACCAACTTATGTCGGTAACGGGCTTTGCAGCTTCGCCTGCGAGAGGCTGTGTTGCCGGACAGGCATTGTCCATGACGGCCTGCCATTGCAGGTTGGAAACCTCGTATTTGGCGACAAGGTAAAAGTAGTTTTGCCCCTTGGGGGCCAGTTTGCGCCAGTCCGGCGGCAGATCTTCAAGAGAAAACGCCCCGGAAAGAGCCGTGTTGTATCGGCGGTCATAATACGCTCGATCGGCATTGGCGCTGTCGTCAATGCCCGGCCGCATGGGCATGTCCCACAGCAGCCCCTTGGCGGGCACAGCCACCAGCTTGAACGCCATGCTCAGGTTGCAGGGCATGGGCAGTATTATGTCGTCATCTGCGGGTTTGGGATTAGTGGCGTCCGCCAGGCTGAGTTCGCCTTTGCGGGCCAGGGCTGCAGTGGCAGGAGACGGCAATGCCATAAGGCAAAGCAGGCAGCAAAGCAGCGTCAGGCTGAACAGGAAAAGACTTGCCTGACAGCAGTACTTACACTTCACGGATAACCTCCGAAGGTTCTATGCGCGCGGCCCGCAAAGCAGGCCCGAGGGCTGCCGCCAGAGCAAGACCTGCCACGGCGGCGAAGGCCAGCAGAAAATGTTGTGGCAACAGGCGGCAGACCTGTTCCATACCGCTGAGGCTGGAACTGAAAAGCTGGTTTATGGCCAGGGCTGCCAGGGCATACAGACCCGAAGCCAGAGATGTGCCCAGCAGGGCGGTAAGCAGGGATTGCGTCAAGGGCAGCAGCATGAGTTCGCCAGTGGTGAAGCCTGCCAGGTTCAGCAGACCCAGCGTGCGTTCCTTGCGTTTGACGCTGGCCAGGGTGCTGCTTGTGGTGGAGGCCAGAAATCCGGCTGCCGTGGCGGCGCAAATGAGGGCAAAAACAAGATTCAGGGCGCGAGCCAGGCTGTTGATCTGCTCAATCTCTTCCGCATGGGTGTACACGTCGAGCTTTTGCTGCGCAAACCCCTGGCGCAGGCGCATGACAGCATCGAGATCCCTGGCGTACAGCCTGAAACCGGGGTACAGGCGGGCCTCCTGCGGGCGGGCTTCCCCTGTCCATCCATTGTTTGTGCCAAGCTCGGGCACGGCGCGGCCATCGCGGTAGTCTTCAGTGGCTTCCAGCAGGGGTAGCGGAATAAAGGCCACATCCTTTTGCTGTGCCGCAAGGGGCAGCACGGACACAACGCGCAAGGGAACGCGCACGCTTTGCATTTGC harbors:
- a CDS encoding NAD(P)-dependent oxidoreductase, whose amino-acid sequence is MADKMRIGWIGTGVMGLSMAGHLQAAGYPLTVYNRTRAKTEPLLAKGAQWADTPREVAAKSDVVFTIVGYPRDVESVILGENGILQGLAPGDLVCDMSTSSPVLAERIAVTALQQGCVSLDAPVTGGDIGARNATLSIFVGGEKEGYEKLEPCFKAMGKNILHCGAAGFGQKAKLANQVAVAGVMFSVCESCFFAQEAGLDVAKWLELVVQGAAGSKAMDTLGRRILKSDFDPGFFINHFIKDLGLCLDECRRMQIVLPGIGLAEQLYRSMQARGQGDLGTQALIDCLATLSGKQWRSHS
- a CDS encoding formylglycine-generating enzyme family protein, whose product is MKCKYCCQASLFLFSLTLLCCLLCLMALPSPATAALARKGELSLADATNPKPADDDIILPMPCNLSMAFKLVAVPAKGLLWDMPMRPGIDDSANADRAYYDRRYNTALSGAFSLEDLPPDWRKLAPKGQNYFYLVAKYEVSNLQWQAVMDNACPATQPLAGEAAKPVTDISWYAAVDFTQKYTAWLLQNSPQSLPHFSGDNRNVGFMRLPTETEWEYAARGGHMAGSQQLLQEDFFALPPGANKEDYAVYRPEGSARVEDTANIGSRKPNPLGIYDTAGNAAEMVLDAFRFSLAGRLHGSAGGFVRKGGSFLSGEAEILPGRREETPFFMADGPAHSRDMGFRPVISGINTPGGSRPQELQAEWSKAGESMTAAGYDTQAARNPLEELDRLLVSAPNEAVKKNLQELRNTIKENNITLERQKQLEAQSLMRTGVYMTETIRNYSSRRKSLQSQIEGMQRDSKTTKGAELEKLRQIMDTARRGLVMLDTSLDKSLTFYRSKVEDGAKLTPETLSAAYDSLSKDFSGSDPFNENMRRNLELYRNHVDLFRKNKVLSREAMQKEILERRFQ
- a CDS encoding ABC transporter permease, whose translation is MSTGMSTGMSNHAAPVRRTRTLRQMLRLSWRDYAYEKLLSACAILGLAAVLTPLLVLYGVKFGVMQTLTDRLRSEPRTLEISPVVSGRFSMEYLDELAAHPDVAFVLPRTRSIAATMDLVAGQGTERTTLVVSLEPTGTGDPLLKRYGAAEPVMPEHPDKESIGVSLSASAAEKLHVAMGDTITGRVERRYAGQMQSVRVPLRVVSVLPLAAQQKDVAFIPLPLLEATEDYRDGRAVPELGTNNGWTGEARPQEARLYPGFRLYARDLDAVMRLRQGFAQQKLDVYTHAEEIEQINSLARALNLVFALICAATAAGFLASTTSSTLASVKRKERTLGLLNLAGFTTGELMLLPLTQSLLTALLGTSLASGLYALAALAINQLFSSSLSGMEQVCRLLPQHFLLAFAAVAGLALAAALGPALRAARIEPSEVIREV